A genomic window from Agreia sp. COWG includes:
- a CDS encoding iron ABC transporter permease, which yields MNERSAPFTSVKRYRGLLLALVLVTLVCAVASVAIGSVGVPIPDVIRVVVAHIGFGTADGTAADQIVWSVRVPRTILAIVAGGGLALTGAVIQAVVRNPLGDPSLIGVTPGASLGAVAVIVLGGGAVGTGSLAVAAFVGALATFGVVFLLGHSDGRWPPTRLILAGVAIGYLVSSMTYFLQTIATPNQVQRVLFWSLGSVGGADCGSLLIPTLVVVAGAVVVLGSGHALNALVGGDDLAASLGIDVPRLQVMLLLVVAAMTGSIVAVAGGIAFVGLVVPHVARLLVGADHRRMLVASLLLGAVFMMMADLVARTVRAPAELPIGVVTAAVGAPFFLWLLTGRRSLRRRRREPVSAVAAVTAP from the coding sequence ATGAACGAGCGATCCGCTCCGTTTACGAGCGTCAAGCGCTATCGCGGGCTGCTTCTGGCGCTCGTTCTTGTCACGCTCGTCTGCGCGGTCGCCTCGGTGGCGATCGGCTCCGTCGGGGTGCCGATACCCGATGTGATCAGGGTTGTGGTCGCGCACATCGGCTTCGGAACAGCAGACGGGACCGCGGCAGACCAGATCGTCTGGTCTGTGCGCGTGCCGCGCACAATCCTCGCGATCGTCGCGGGCGGTGGGCTTGCTCTGACCGGAGCCGTCATTCAGGCGGTCGTGCGCAACCCACTTGGAGATCCATCGCTGATCGGGGTCACCCCCGGTGCATCGCTCGGCGCGGTCGCCGTGATCGTGCTCGGTGGAGGCGCTGTCGGCACGGGATCGCTCGCCGTGGCGGCGTTCGTCGGCGCATTGGCCACGTTCGGGGTGGTCTTTCTCCTGGGGCACAGCGACGGCCGGTGGCCGCCGACCCGTCTGATCCTGGCCGGCGTCGCCATCGGCTATCTCGTCTCCTCGATGACCTACTTTCTGCAGACGATTGCCACGCCTAACCAGGTTCAGCGGGTGCTCTTCTGGAGCCTGGGCAGCGTGGGGGGCGCAGACTGTGGGAGCCTCCTCATCCCCACGCTCGTCGTCGTGGCTGGAGCGGTCGTTGTGCTCGGCTCTGGGCACGCTCTCAACGCCCTGGTCGGAGGTGACGACCTCGCCGCATCACTCGGTATCGATGTACCGCGGCTTCAGGTGATGCTCTTGCTCGTCGTCGCGGCCATGACGGGCTCCATCGTGGCCGTCGCTGGTGGCATCGCCTTCGTCGGGCTCGTTGTGCCGCACGTGGCCCGATTGCTCGTGGGTGCCGACCATCGCCGGATGCTGGTCGCGTCGCTTCTGCTCGGAGCCGTATTCATGATGATGGCCGATCTCGTGGCGCGCACCGTCCGCGCCCCGGCAGAACTGCCGATCGGAGTCGTCACGGCTGCCGTCGGGGCGCCGTTCTTCCTCTGGCTTCTCACCGGTCGTCGATCGCTCCGCCGTCGCAGACGAGAACCTGTCTCGGCAGTGGCGGCGGTCACCGCACCATGA
- a CDS encoding streptamidine-related RiPP repeat protein → MQNITLEPIAPAGVLSAPQGPGTNALVHNPFAFESIAPAGVLSAPQGPGTNALVHNPFAFDAK, encoded by the coding sequence ATGCAGAACATCACCCTCGAACCGATCGCTCCCGCTGGTGTGCTCAGTGCACCCCAGGGGCCCGGAACGAACGCGTTGGTCCACAACCCGTTCGCCTTCGAGTCGATCGCTCCGGCTGGTGTGCTGAGCGCACCGCAGGGCCCTGGCACGAACGCACTCGTGCACAACCCCTTCGCCTTCGACGCGAAGTGA